The Oncorhynchus masou masou isolate Uvic2021 chromosome 13, UVic_Omas_1.1, whole genome shotgun sequence genomic interval TGATCATAACAATCATTCAGCAGAAAGGTCTCCATGAGCCCATGTATATCTttctgtgtagtctgtgtgtcAATGGATTGTATGGAACTGCTGGTTTCTACCCCAAGTTCTTACTGGACCTTCAGTCAGATGTTCAGGTGATATCTTATGGTGGATGTTTGACTCAAACCTATGTAATATACACATCTGTCCTGTGTGAAATGTCTACTTTAACAGTGATGTCTTACGACAGGTATGTGGCAATATGCAGACCACTACTATATCATACCATTGTGACATCTTTAACTGTTAGAAAGTTACTCTTATTTTCTTGGTATTATCCTTTATTTATTGGACTCATAGTAGTTAGTTTAACCGTCAGAGTTCCTTTGTGTGGATCTCGCATTGATAAGATCTTCTGTGATTTTCCGTCTATACTGAAACATGCATGTTTACCCATTACCATCAATCAGGATTTGAACAAATTTGTAATTATGGTTCACGTTTTACAACTACTTTTCATTCTATTTTCTTACTGTCAGATTGTAAGAAATTGTGTAAAATCAGCTAAGGGAAGGATAAAGTTCACACAGACGTGTGTGCCACATTTAATAACAATATTTATTTTCATCACAGTGACCCTGTTTGACACTCTGCAAGGGTGGAATAGTAGTGTAAATATTACACTGAAAATGCATAACGCAATGGCTGTACAATTCCTTGTTATTCCACCTGTCTTTAACCCTGTCATATATGGACTTAACCTCCAGCAGATTCGAAGGGCAGTTATTAGAAAGTGTAATCCACATAAAATCATTGATATGAAACGTTAGTTACATGATCTTACACACCAGGGAAACTGCTTTATATCAGAAGTCAACAAATataaaggtaaaaatctgccaaaACTGTTGCAAGGTTAAATTTCTTGATACCTGTCACCAAGGGTGCAACTTTTGTTTTTAGAagtggagaggaagggggagacaaCACTCGGCAGGGGTCTGGGGGTCCTccctaaattaaaaaaaaatcttagtCAACCATTGAGTAGTCTTTTCTTTCAATCTAATGGATTtgtatacatttgaaaaaaaataCTTTTCCATATATACACCCAACCTATGTACCAATTTATTTTACAATTTCTACCAATCTGCTTACCAGTAATAATATTCATAAGCACATTATTGTGGAACATTTTCCTTTAATATATAATAGTctttgtatctcaaaatcattgtctgtGGTTTATCTACAATCTTAATTtaaatgaaaatgatacaaatctaaaagtaacgtTTATTGcaattgccaactatgtaaacatagcctacataaagccaacacaTAAAAACAATATCCTGattaaatcacattggctacgcaTGACCTGTCTGCAAATAACTctaaacattgtatcaactatcaactgtGTCAAGTATTCTATGATGTTTCCATTGGATCAGATCATTACATTTTTCCCTTCTtgctgagtggttatcgaaaggtAGAGATATGGAAGTATTGTTCAAATACTTTGAGTAACTATTGTTATTCTCAATTGTTTCTTGAAACATACTTTGTTTCCTTGCTGTTTGAGATGAAGAaaaattactttgagaagctccacagttcATTAATGGTGGTGAGTTAAGGCAATCGGAAATACTATCAgacatccccaaatgggcacatttataggcctacatttgcacAAAAGACAGGTAGACTAGTCGTACTTCTATATGGGTTAACAGGTGCCTTACTCAACATTGAGAGCAGAGtataaacattttttatttttttattgacaaAACTTGTAAATGGAATGGAATAAACCAATAGGAGTTTCTCGGGTGTAGCATAGGTTGTGAGTTCTGCAAAACACATGTCCACTCCAATATTGAGAACGGAAAATAactgtaataataatacattCAATGAATTATCAGAAATGACCTAACCAAATAAACATTGCAGATTAGAAATGATGGGAATGAACGGTAAATGTAGGCTATTACTGGTGATATTTGTCATGGGGTATTGATAGACATAGTAAACAATGCACACaatgaagttatgaaacaatgaataCCCATGAAATGGCGGGAGAGAGctcattctggagagagacatgcCTTGTGCGTCTGATCCACAATCCCCATATTCTTGGACCGGGGGATCCCTGCGGCCTcctcaatggattagtccactaaAACAGGTGCAAATCACATAGGTGTCTCGTGTGccataaaaaatacatatatatatgcgtgacaaaaaaaatctaatgttttatacacagGCCCATTTTGTCATACAGTATTCCATAAGGCACCCAGACCTTATCAAAGTTTAACAGTATACCATTAATCTAGTAGTAAATCAAATCTAGTGATACATTATTTGACATTTCGGGCATCCATTGTGACATTGTGGGAGGATAACTAACCTTCAAATTTTATGGCAAAGCATTTCTGCTATAAATGCTATGGCTACAGTTTCTTCTTAAAACAGCCCCCAGcatcaacatttccaagcaaacaaaatAATGTAGCTAGCATTCACAAGATCATAGCATATTCAAATATGTCCCCTTTTGGGTTTTACACCTCCAGCAGAGGAATTATATTTCTGAGTGCATGAAATTCAGTTTCACTGGAATATAGTATGTAATATGGATGGTCGTAAACTGAAGTAATTTATGTCTGGTTGAAGTCCATGAATGGGCATTGAAACATAtctgtatccattcatcatcaAAAATGTCTcccaggtcttcctcacatttttgtttgacatgttttgtttcatcagaaaaaTCCTCTATCAACCCTTGATACAATTTAGAAGTCAACTTCAGAAGTTTGATAGACTGCCTTAAAATAGTTTCAGTCTTTGAAGGTTCTGGTTTGTCCAGTGTTTGCTGTACCGAGAGAATAAAGTTTTGCATCTGAAAAAGTTCCCCTCAGcagtcacagactggtcttccctggctgcttgaccctgctgagacccctgtcaccatctgatcctgctcatacagtgggacaaaaaagtatttagtcagccaccaattgtgcaagtactcccacttaaaaagatgagaaaggcctgtaattttcatcataggtacacttcaactatgacagacaaaatgaaaaaaaaaatccagaaaatcacattgtaggattattaatgaatttatttgcaaattatggtggaaaataagtatttggtcacctacaaacaagcaggatttctggctctcacagacctgtaacttcttctttaagaggctcctctgtcctccactagttacctgtattaatggcacctgtttgaacttgttatcagtataaaagacacctgtccacaacctcaaacagtgacactccaaactccactatggccaagaccaaagagctgtcaaaggacaccagaaacaaaattgtagacctgcaccaggctgggaagactgaatctgcaataggtaaacagcttggttggaagaaatcaactgtgggagcaattatttggaaatggaagacatacaagaccactgattatctccctcgatctggggctccacgcaagatctcaccccgtggggtcaaaattatcacaagaacggtgagcaaaaatcccagaaccacacagggggaccaagtgaatgacctgcagagagctgggaccaaagtaacaaagcctaccatcagtaacacactacgccgccagggactcaaatcctgcagtgccaggcgtgtccccctgcttaagccagtacatgtccaggcccgtctgaagtttgctagagagcatttggatgatccagaagaagattgggagaatgtcatatggtcagatgaaaccaaaatataactttttggtaaaaactcaactcgtcgtgtttgtaGGACAAAggatgctgagttgcatccaaaggacaccatacctactgtgaagcatgggggtggaaacatcatgctttggggctgtttttctgcaaagggaccaggatgactgatccgtgtaaaggaaagaatgaatggggccatgtatcgtgagattttgagtgaaaacctcaatgcaagggcattgaagatgaaacgtggctgggtctttcagcatgatcccaaacacaccacccgggcaacaaaggagtggcttcgtaagaagcatttcaaggtcctggagtggcctaaccagtctccagatcacaacccaatagaaaatctttggagggagttgaaagtccatgttgcccagcaacagccccaaaacatcactgctctagagtagatctgcatggaggaatgggccaaaataccagtcctaggttggcggcgagggtcgcaGCTCAAAGGACGatgtattatgttcatgtttagttttCTTATTAACAAACATGAACCacaaccacgctgcgttttggtccgcctctccttcccaggaaggaAGCCATTACACACAGCACCACATCTGCAGCTGTGATACACAAGCTGAATGCAGCCTTTGCCAGGCATGGCATTGTAGAAACTTTAATATCTGACAATGGGCCCTGTTACAAATTAAAATGAGTATGAATCCTTCACAAAAGCATGGGAGTTCACACGTCACCACAAGCCCACATTATGCTCAAAGTAATGGCCTTGCTGAAAAATATGTGCAGATTGCTAAATCACTCatggacaaagcaaaagcagacaAGAGAGACCCCTACCTCAGTCTCCTTGAATACCGCAACACTCCAGTTGACAACTTCAAATCACCAGCCCAGCTCTTGATGAGCCGCAGAGTTCGCTCAACCCTTCCCAGCACCAACCAGCAGTTACAACCGGAGGTTGTCAGCTGCAAGGAAATGCATGAAAAATgtgcacagagacaacaacaacaaaagcgaTACTAAGACCGGTCTGCTAGACCATTGCCACCACTGAGTGACAGAGAATCAGAATCCAGGAGTATGGCCTATGGAAACCAGCAGTCGTCAACCAGCAAGCTGACACTGAACGTTCATATCACGTCCGCACCGCAGAAGGAGCGGTGTACCGCTGCAATTGTCGTCACCTACTGAACACAAAAGAACAACACACTAATGAGATGAACTGTTCCCCTGAAAGAGAACGTGAtggactaaacacacacagcacaacataCTTACCTGCAACACCACAAGAACTGTTGACTGACACAGAAGCATGCTCAGCATCATATCGCACAAGCTCAGGAAGAGAGGTCAAGCCCAGAGCTGTCCGAGACCTGTGAAATGTCAAAGGATGTAGGCGGATTGCTGCCCTAAAAGAGTTCCAGACTGTAAACTTGTTATTGAAAGTTCACTTGAAATGCTTTGGTATTGTATTTGTTTGAAATGTTAAGATGTCATTTCTACAGCGAAAGCTGAGTTGCTGAGAATCCCTTGTTCGAAAAGTAACAGTATGTTGGATCATTGTTTCAGAGTCTGTTGATTCAGTTGAATGCAATATAAATGGTTACTTACCTTGAGTTCAAACTGCAGAGCATGTACTCAAAAGAAACGCTTAGAATATGTaaaacatgtttatttattttttgaagaAGGGGGATGTAATATTCATATGTGTAAACATACTGAATTGtaattggatgcattttacctccgtatcatactgtgctatgattggttaagaccacccaGAGGGTTCAGTTAGGTCAGTTGATCATGGTTGGAGATACGTGAACATGCCAGTTGTAGCTAGCTAATAAATACCTACGTTAAGAAATATCCTGTAGTactgcattttattattttgtacaaagcTTGCAAAACAAGacagatacttttgtatcggtttcctcaagcatcttcacaaggtcatttgctgttgttctgggattgatttgcacttttcgcaccaaagtacgttggTGCGGTAAAACGGCtgtatggtcccatggtgtttatacttgcgtactattgtttgtacagatgaacgtggtaccttcgggcatttggaaattgttccccaaggatgaaccagacttgtggaggtctacatttatttttctgaggtcttggctgatttcttttgattttcctataatgtcaagcaaataggcaatgagtttgaaggtaggacttgaaatacatccacaggtacacctccaattgactaaaatgatgtcaattagcctatcagaagcttctaaagccatgacaacattttctggaattttccaagctgtttaaaggcacagtcaacttagtgtatgtaaacttctgacatggttttctgatccacacccctaccttttttaaaggtactgtatatgtgaccaacagatgcatatctgtattctcagtcatgtgaaatccacatattttggcctaatgaattgatttcaaattactgatttacatttttgttcagtatgccTTATCATAACGTTATACTGCAACCAAACCGGTATCTGTACTGAACTCCCTCTTATGGTCCCGAGGTTAATGTCATATTTTAATGTTCCTACAATGTTCTCAGAACATCAGTGGGATAACATCTCACTGAAACCCTTAATAAAGCAGCAATTCCCCAACTTTGACTTGGGGAACCAAACGGGTTTTGGGTTTTGTCCTAGCAAACCACAGCTGATtcagctttgattatttgaatcagctatgtttgttttgttattttttatttaatcttgaTTAAAATAGGCAAGTCCAGTGCTAGGTCAAAAACATTCACGTGCACCCCTTGTGCTccccaggacagagtttgggaaacgctgccaTAAAGGGACCGAATAGAGTAAATAGAATCCAATCAGTTGCTTGTCATAAACTCAATATAGATCTCTATGGAGGGGTTACATGTTGACACAGAAACTACAATCCCATGTGAGCATAAACTATGATATATTTAGAGGCTAGTAGGGCAGGTTATTGGAGCAGTAATCCCTCTATCAAGCAAGAAGACATTTCATGGACAcaagtttctttatttttttcactcctcagaaatctgaTAATGTACAGATATTATAAGGAACTTTTTCATTTTTATAATGATAAGAGTTTGAGGGAGAATTTGAATTTGTTTTGTTAAAACTGTTGTGTTTAGTCTGAGCCGACACAGAATCAAATTATTCACACTTGCATTCATTCACATCCAGACACACTGAAGCCTTGTACGAACTAAGAATTTTTGCATTGACCAGAGGAAGAAAATTAACAAAAGCTATGGAGAACTCAACCCAAGTCAAGTTATTTTTTCTCTTTGGCTTACAAGAGACATTTAACAACAAATCGGTCTATTTTATCTTGTCTCTTATCACATACCTTCTCATCATCACTGTGAATCTGACTCTGATCATAACAGTCATTCAGGAAAAAGGCCTCCATGAGCCCATGTATATCTttctgtgtagtctgtgtgtcAATGGATTGTATGGAACTGCTGGTTTCTACCCCAAGTTGTTACTGGACCTTCAGTCAGATGTTCAGGTGATATCTTATGGTGGATGTTTCACTCAAGCCTATGTAATATACACATCTGTCCTGTGTGAACTTTCTACTCTAACAGTGATGTCTTACGACAGGTATGTGGCAATATGCAGACCATTACTATATCATACCATTGTGACATCTTTAACTGTTAGAAAGTTATTCTTATTTTCTTGGTGCTATCCTTTATTTGCAGGACTCATATCACTAATTTCAGCTGTCAGAATTCCTTTGTGTGGGTCTCGCATTGATAAAATCTTCTGTGACATTCCGTCTATGTTGAAACATGCATGTTTTCCCATTACAATCAATCCGATTTTGAACAAATGTATAATAGTGGTTCATGTTTTACAGATACTGTTTATGGTATTTTCTTACTGTAAGATTGTAAGGAATTGTGTAAAGTCAGCTAAGGGAAGGATTAAGTTCACACAGACATGTGTGCCACATTTAATAACAATGGTTATTTTCATCACAGTAACCCTGTTTGACACGTTGCAAGGATGGAATAGTAATGTAAATATTACGCTCAATATGCGTAATGCAATGGCTGTACAATTCCTTGTTATACCACCTGTCTTAAACCCTCTCATATATGGACTTAACCTCCAGCGGATTCGAAGAGCAGTTTTTAGAAAGTGTAATGCACATAAAACCATTGATGTGAGACATTAGTTACATTATgctaatttcctgcatttctactAATGTACCCGTCTAACAAATATTTTGGTCGACCAAGCATAGTCTTTTCTTTCGACCAATTGATTTGTCAACatttttaaacatgtatttttccatgTATAGACATATCCTTTTTAG includes:
- the LOC135553383 gene encoding olfactory receptor 1D2-like, with protein sequence MENSTQVKLFFLFGLQETFNNKSVYFILSLITYLLIITVNLTLIITVIQEKGLHEPMYIFLCSLCVNGLYGTAGFYPKLLLDLQSDVQVISYGGCFTQAYVIYTSVLCELSTLTVMSYDRYVAICRPLLYHTIVTSLTVRKLFLFSWCYPLFAGLISLISAVRIPLCGSRIDKIFCDIPSMLKHAFSASLTSNTGSGSGLILGSS
- the LOC135553382 gene encoding olfactory receptor 1D2-like, producing MENSTQVKFFYLFGLQETFNNKSVYFTLSLITYLLIITVNLTLIITIIQQKGLHEPMYIFLCSLCVNGLYGTAGFYPKFLLDLQSDVQVISYGGCLTQTYVIYTSVLCEMSTLTVMSYDRYVAICRPLLYHTIVTSLTVRKLLLFSWYYPLFIGLIVVSLTVRVPLCGSRIDKIFCDFPSILKHACLPITINQDLNKFVIMVHVLQLLFILFSYCQIVRNCVKSAKGRIKFTQTCVPHLITIFIFITVTLFDTLQGWNSSVNITLKMHNAMAVQFLVIPPVFNPVIYGLNLQQIRRAVIRKCNPHKIIDMKR